TCAAACAAATAATACATTTAATATTAGTAATACGAGTAATTAATCTTTTCAACATAAATTGTTTGCTTTTTATTAAGAAAGGAATATTGGCTCTATTAATTTATTTTTTATCACAACAAAAATATATTATTTTTTTTGAATAAAAAATTTTATTAATAAACTTTATCTGTTTGGCTATTGTTTTATTGTTGAAATATTTAAAAATTTCTTTGTTAAAAATCAAGTATTTTTGCAAAATGTTTAGTTTTAGTATTCGGGATACAATGATGATTCTATGAAAACTTTTATAGAGAAAATGCCAAAAACAGAGATACACCTACATCTTGAGGGAGCTGTACCTGTTGATACTCTTTGGGAATTGATAAAAAAATACAAAAAAGAAAAAGAGATTGAAGAATTTAAAAATTTTAAAAATAATTTCAAATACATTGGGTTTAAAGAATTTCTTGACAAATGGGTGTGGGTTACCCAGTTTTTAAAAGAATATGAAGATTTTACTTTTTTAACAGAAAGCGTTTTAAAAGAGTTGATAGGTTTAAATTATCGGTATGTAGAATTATTTTTCTCTCCTGCACGTCTTATTGAAAAAAAACTTGAACCTGCACGAATTACTGAAGCAATTTATACGGGAATAAAAAAATATTCAAATGATATTGATGTTTCACTTATTCCTGACCTAAGCCGGGATTTTGGCGAAAAACAAGCAATGTTTATTCTTGAAAATATCAATGAAGTTAAAGATATGAATATTAAAGGAATTGGTCTTGGAGGGACAGAAACTCTTTTCTCTTCCAATACTTATATTAATGTTTTTGAAAAAGCAAGAAAATTCGGGTTGTTTACAACTGCTCATGCAGGAGAAAATGCAGGACCTGATGCAATTTGGCAAGTAATAAAAGTACTAAAAATTGATAGAATTGGACATTGTACAACAGCAATTCAAGATAATAAACTTGTTGAATTTTTGAAAGAAAATCAAATACCAATTGAGTTATGTCCTATCTCAAATTACAAAACAGGGGTGGTTAAATCTTTTAAAGATCATCCTGTAAAAAAATATTTTGACAAAGGATTGAATATTACTATAAATACTGACGATCCTGCTTTTTTTAATAACAATCTTAACCGTGAATTTCAAATGCTTCATGACACATTTGCTTTTGGAAAAAAAGAGTTTAAAAAACTATCGAAAAATGCTATAAATTCGGCATGGTGCGATAGTAATGTTAAAGAAAAATTAAATAAGGAAATTGATGAGTATTTTATATCAAATTGATTCTTGTAAATTATTATGGACTTTTTAATTAGGGAATATAAAAAAACTGATTATCCGCAGATAATTGAATTGTGGGAAAAATTAGAACTTGCAAGCAGGAAAAGAGGTGATAACCAAAGCGTAATAGAAAACACCTTGAAACAAAAGGCAAAGTTATTTGTAATTGAATTTGAAGATAAAATAATTGGAACATCATGGATTACGAATGACGGAAGAAGACTTTACTTACACCACTTTGGGATTGATACTGAATTTCAGGGATATGGTTTGTCAAAACCACTTTTAAAAGAATCATTGGATTTTGTTAAGGAAGTAGGTTTGCAAATAAAATTAGAAGTTCACAAAGAAAACTTTAAAGCAATAAATTTATACAGAAACAGTGGCTTCTCGTATTTAGGAGATTATAAAGTTTTTATCATCAGGGAATTTTAAACAATTGCTAAAGAGGATTAATTGATAAATGTTGCTGTACAACAATTATAAAAAATTCAACGTAAATCATTTTTAGTATCTTTGCTACTTATTAAAAACAAAGTAAATTATCATGACTAAACTACCTAAAAAAACAATTCAAAAATTACTTGAAAATAGCTTTAATTTATACCCCGAAAGAAATGCACTTGCTTTTGTTGGTGAAAAACCAATTACTTATTCACAATTAAGAAATGAAATTGAAAAAGTAAAAATGTTATTGCATAAATCAGGGATAAAAAAAGGTGATAAAGTTGGACTATTAAGTACAAATATGCCAAACTGGGGAATTGCTTTTTTTGCTATTGCCAATTTTGGAGCAATTGCGGTTCCTGTACTTCCCGATTTTCACGATAATGAAATAAAAAATATCATTATTCATTCGGAAGCTAAATTGCTTATTGTTTCCGAAAAATTATTTCCTAAGGTAAAATCCCTTGAAACAGAGTTGCTTAAAACAAAAGTTCTACTTGATAATTTTAGAATAATTCCAAAGGAAGCAACAGCTGAAGATTTAAAAAATTTAAAGGAACTATCTGTTGCGGATATTGAATTAGAAAATGTTGATATTGAAGAAGATGACCTACTATCTATTTTATATACATCAGGAACAACCGGTAAATCCAAAGGTGTAATGCTTAGTCATAAAAATATTGTTTCAAATGCTCAAAATATAATAACTGTACAATATATTGATAAAGAGGATTCCTTTGTTTCAATTTTACCACTTGCACATACTTATGAAAATACTCTTGGATTGATTTTACCAATTATGCAGGGAGCATCTGTTTATTATTTAAAAAAACCACCTACAGCTAATGTGCTTTTGCCTGCACTTGAGGAGATTAGACCTACATTTATGCTGAGTGTTCCATTAGTAATTGAAAAGATTTTTAAGAAAAAGATTCTAACGACCTTTACAAAAAATATAGCAATAAAAACATTATATTCTTTTCCACCGATAAGAAAAATCTTACATAAAATTGCAGGCAAAAAACTATACGAAACTTTTGGTGGAAGATTAAAGTTTTTTGGAATAGGAGGTGCTAAAGTTGACAAAACAGTTGAAAGATTTTTGCGTGAAGCAAAGTTCCCTTATGCCATCGGGTATGGACTTACAGAAACCGCTCCAATGCTTGCAGGCTCTAATCCACAGCAAACAAAATTGCAAGGAGTTGGACCAGTTATGCAAGGTATTGAAATAAAAATTGAACCACAAGAAAAAGGTTCAAAATTAGGGGAAGTTCTTGCTAAAGGCGAAAATATTATGAGAGGATATTTTAAAGAGCCTGAATTAACAAAAAATGTTTTTACAAAAGACGGATGGTTTAAAACAGGTGATCTTGGATATTTAACTAAAGAGAATTTTTTATATCTGAAAGGAAGAATAAAAAATATGATAGTAGGACCAAGTGGTGAAAATATTTATCCCGAAGAAATAGAATCTGTTATTAATAATTTTAATTTTGTTTTAGAATCAGTTGTTGTTGAAAAGAAAGGTAAACTTGTAGCACATATTCATTTTAATTATGAAGAACTTGAAAAACAGTTTAAAGAAATGAAAGAAGATGCAATGAAGCAAATGGAAGAAAAAATTAATAATCTAAAGCAAGAAGTTCAATTGTATGTGAATTCAAGAGTAAATAATTTTTCACGTGTTTATGCTATTGTTGAACAGAGGACACCATTTGAAAAAACAGCTACTCAAAAGATTAAACGCTATTTATATCATTAATACAATCAGAAATTTAGTTACTACTCAGCAGGTATAAGATATTGAGACTTAAAGATATGCCACAGACT
The Bacteroidota bacterium DNA segment above includes these coding regions:
- the add gene encoding adenosine deaminase, with translation MKTFIEKMPKTEIHLHLEGAVPVDTLWELIKKYKKEKEIEEFKNFKNNFKYIGFKEFLDKWVWVTQFLKEYEDFTFLTESVLKELIGLNYRYVELFFSPARLIEKKLEPARITEAIYTGIKKYSNDIDVSLIPDLSRDFGEKQAMFILENINEVKDMNIKGIGLGGTETLFSSNTYINVFEKARKFGLFTTAHAGENAGPDAIWQVIKVLKIDRIGHCTTAIQDNKLVEFLKENQIPIELCPISNYKTGVVKSFKDHPVKKYFDKGLNITINTDDPAFFNNNLNREFQMLHDTFAFGKKEFKKLSKNAINSAWCDSNVKEKLNKEIDEYFISN
- a CDS encoding GNAT family N-acetyltransferase, which codes for MDFLIREYKKTDYPQIIELWEKLELASRKRGDNQSVIENTLKQKAKLFVIEFEDKIIGTSWITNDGRRLYLHHFGIDTEFQGYGLSKPLLKESLDFVKEVGLQIKLEVHKENFKAINLYRNSGFSYLGDYKVFIIREF
- a CDS encoding AMP-binding protein; the encoded protein is MTKLPKKTIQKLLENSFNLYPERNALAFVGEKPITYSQLRNEIEKVKMLLHKSGIKKGDKVGLLSTNMPNWGIAFFAIANFGAIAVPVLPDFHDNEIKNIIIHSEAKLLIVSEKLFPKVKSLETELLKTKVLLDNFRIIPKEATAEDLKNLKELSVADIELENVDIEEDDLLSILYTSGTTGKSKGVMLSHKNIVSNAQNIITVQYIDKEDSFVSILPLAHTYENTLGLILPIMQGASVYYLKKPPTANVLLPALEEIRPTFMLSVPLVIEKIFKKKILTTFTKNIAIKTLYSFPPIRKILHKIAGKKLYETFGGRLKFFGIGGAKVDKTVERFLREAKFPYAIGYGLTETAPMLAGSNPQQTKLQGVGPVMQGIEIKIEPQEKGSKLGEVLAKGENIMRGYFKEPELTKNVFTKDGWFKTGDLGYLTKENFLYLKGRIKNMIVGPSGENIYPEEIESVINNFNFVLESVVVEKKGKLVAHIHFNYEELEKQFKEMKEDAMKQMEEKINNLKQEVQLYVNSRVNNFSRVYAIVEQRTPFEKTATQKIKRYLYH